A single region of the Cucumis melo cultivar AY chromosome 3, USDA_Cmelo_AY_1.0, whole genome shotgun sequence genome encodes:
- the LOC103485527 gene encoding mannose-1-phosphate guanylyltransferase 1, which yields MKALILVGGFGTRLRPLTLSVPKPLVDFANKPMILHQIEALKAIGVEEVVLAINYQPEVMLNFLKEFEKKLGIKITCSQETEPLGTAGPLALARDKLIDDSGEPFFVLNSDVISEYPLKQMIEFHKSHGGEASIMVTKVDEPSKYGVVVMDESTGKVEKFVEKPKLFVGNKINAGIYLLNPSVLDRIELRPTSIEKEVFPSIAAEQKLYAMVLPGFWMDIGQPKDYITGLRLYLNSLRKNSSSMLAVGSHIVGNVLVDETAKIGEGCLIGPDVAIGPGCVVESGVRLSRCTVMRGVRIKKHACISSSIIGWHSTVGQWARVENMTILGEDVHVGDEIYSNGGVVLPHKEIKSSILKPEIVM from the exons ATGAAGGCACTTATTCTTGTTGGAGGATTTGGAACTCGTTTGAGGCCACTGACCCTCAGTGTTCCCAAGCCACTTGTTGACTTTGCGAATAAACCCATGATCTTGCACcag ATAGAAGCTCTCAAGGCTATTGGAGTGGAAGAAGTGGTTCTGGCAATCAATTATCAGCCAGAA GTAATGTTGAATTTCTtgaaagaatttgagaaaaagcTTGGGATCAAGATCACATGCTCTCAGGAGACAGAACCCCTTGGAACAGCTGGCCCTCTGGCCCTTGCAAGGGACAAACTGATAGATGATTCAGGCGAGCCATTCTTTGTCCTCAATAGCGACGTTATCAGTGAGTACCCACTTAAACAAATGATTGAATTCCACAAGAGCCATGGGGGAGAGGCTTCAATCATGGTCACCAAG GTGGATGAGCCTTCCAAATACGGTGTGGTGGTCATGGACGAATCTACAGGGAAAGTTGAGAAATTTGTCGAGAAACCAAAACTATTTGTGGGCAACAAAATCAATGCGGGAATTTACCTATTAAACCCCTCTGTTCTAGATAGAATCGAACTGAGACCAACATCCATTGAGAAAGAGGTGTTCCCTAGCATTGCAGCAGAGCAGAAGCTTTATGCAATGGTACTGCCAGGGTTTTGGATGGATATCGGACAGCCAAAAGATTATATCACAGGACTAAGATTATATCTAAACTCCTTGAGAAAGAACTCTTCATCCATGTTAGCCGTTGGATCTCACATTGTAGGGAATGTTCTGGTggatgagacagcgaagattgGTGAAGGATGTCTGATTGGTCCTGACGTTGCCATCGGTCCTGGTTGTGTTGTTGAGTCAGGAGTCCGGCTATCTCGATGCACCGTAATGCGTGGAGTGCGCATCAAGAAGCATGCTTGCATATCGAGCAGTATCATAGGCTGGCACTCCACCGTCGGACAATGGGCACGTGTAGAGAACATGACAATACTAGGTGAAGACGTTCATGTGGGTGATGAAATTTACAGTAATGGTGGAGTTGTCCTGCCGcacaaagaaataaaatctaGCATTTTGAAGCCTGAAATAGTAATGTAA
- the LOC103485526 gene encoding CASP-like protein 5B1 isoform X1 — protein MFGSPGRMSGLVLRCAQWLFAAVSIGFMVTAPGFFNSTAFCYLIASMGLQILWSFGLACLDLHALRMKKSLRNSVLLCLFAIGDWVVSTLSLAAASSSAGVAILYSRDLDYCRSPPYISCSKIEISVAFAFISWFLLGLSSLVTFWLLGTV, from the exons ATGTTTGGGAGTCCTGGAAGAATGAGCGGGCTGGTGCTCAGATGTGCGCAATGGCTATTTGCTGCTGTGTCTATTGGGTTTATGGTCACTGCTCCTGGCTTCTTCAACTCCACTGCATTCTG TTATTTAATCGCTTCGATGGGGCTTCAAATTCTTTGGAGCTTTGGACTCGCATGCCTTGATTTGCATGCTTTGCGTATGAAGAAAAGCTTGCGGAATTCAGTTCTACTGTGTCTATTTGCCATTGGAGATTGG GTCGTATCAACGCTTTCACTTGCAGCTGCATCATCGTCTGCTGGGGTGGCCATTCTGTATTCAAGGGACTTGGACTACTGCAGATCACCTCCTTATATTTCTTGCAGCAAGATCGAAATATCTGTGGCTTTTGCTTTTATTTCCTGGTTCCTACTTGGTTTATCATCGTTGGTAACATTTTGGCTATTGGGCACAGTATAA
- the LOC103485526 gene encoding CASP-like protein 5B1 isoform X2, which yields MFGSPGRMSGLVLRCAQWLFAAVSIGFMVTAPGFFNSTAFCYLIASMGLQILWSFGLACLDLHALRMKKSLRNSVLLCLFAIGDW from the exons ATGTTTGGGAGTCCTGGAAGAATGAGCGGGCTGGTGCTCAGATGTGCGCAATGGCTATTTGCTGCTGTGTCTATTGGGTTTATGGTCACTGCTCCTGGCTTCTTCAACTCCACTGCATTCTG TTATTTAATCGCTTCGATGGGGCTTCAAATTCTTTGGAGCTTTGGACTCGCATGCCTTGATTTGCATGCTTTGCGTATGAAGAAAAGCTTGCGGAATTCAGTTCTACTGTGTCTATTTGCCATTGGAGATTGG TGA